The following proteins are encoded in a genomic region of Candidatus Edwardsbacteria bacterium:
- a CDS encoding AAA family ATPase: MSRIIALVNQKGGVGKTTSSINLAASLAVLEKPTLLVDIDPQANATSGLGIDKSSVETGIYDVLLNEVPINDIIIQTQLDKLHLAPSQIDLAGAEVEMVGIEGRENLLKPHLESLRDRYKYILIDCPPSLGLLTVNALTAADSVLIPIQAEYYALEGLGQLLNTIDLVKNGLNPELDIEGILLTMYDSRLNLAQQVAGEIKKHFPEKVYENFIARSVRIAEAPSHGKPIILYDVNSSGAQSYLALAKEVAARRGAK; this comes from the coding sequence ATGTCGCGCATCATCGCTTTGGTTAATCAGAAAGGCGGCGTGGGAAAGACCACCTCGTCCATCAACCTGGCGGCTTCGCTGGCCGTGCTGGAGAAGCCCACTTTATTGGTGGACATCGACCCCCAGGCCAACGCCACCAGCGGACTGGGCATAGACAAAAGTTCGGTGGAGACCGGCATCTACGATGTGTTGTTGAACGAAGTGCCTATCAACGACATAATAATCCAGACCCAGTTGGACAAACTGCATCTGGCGCCCTCCCAGATAGACCTGGCCGGGGCCGAGGTGGAGATGGTGGGAATAGAGGGCCGGGAGAATCTCTTGAAGCCCCATCTGGAGAGCCTGCGCGACAGGTATAAATATATCCTGATAGACTGCCCGCCGTCGCTGGGGCTGCTGACCGTCAACGCTTTGACCGCGGCCGACTCGGTGCTGATACCCATCCAGGCCGAATACTATGCCCTGGAAGGCCTGGGCCAGCTGCTTAACACCATAGACCTGGTGAAGAACGGCCTCAATCCGGAGCTGGACATTGAGGGCATCCTGCTGACCATGTACGACTCCCGCCTTAACCTGGCCCAGCAGGTGGCCGGGGAGATAAAAAAGCATTTCCCTGAAAAGGTTTATGAGAACTTCATCGCCCGCAGCGTCCGGATAGCCGAGGCCCCGTCCCACGGCAAGCCGATCATATTATATGACGTCAATTCCAGCGGCGCCCAGAGCTACCTGGCCCTGGCTAAAGAGGTGGCGGCCCGGAGAGGCGCGAAATAA